One Methylomonas sp. LL1 DNA window includes the following coding sequences:
- a CDS encoding TRAP transporter TatT component family protein: MLNRTYYKIALLLALPAWLNGCGFMINSATQDFSERLKQTVMEHNDPQTVAEALPAYMLMLEASVAGDNGDENLLLSTANLYGAYLNLLPDDELRKQRLSRRSLDFALRGICAHNQGWCGLQQKSFDDLQTLIAQTDTDDIDQLYSVAVAWAAWIQASKSDWNAVAQLAQVKLIMQRVLEMDETYKQGSAHLYLAVMESLIPEALGGKPELSKQHFERAAQLAPDNLMVKVLYAKHYARMVFERELHDNLLKQTLTAQAEAPGLTLINTLAQQQARRLLDSANDYF; this comes from the coding sequence GTGCTTAACCGAACTTACTACAAAATTGCTTTGCTGTTAGCCCTGCCGGCCTGGCTCAACGGCTGCGGTTTTATGATCAATTCGGCAACTCAGGATTTTTCCGAGCGATTGAAACAAACCGTCATGGAGCATAACGATCCGCAAACCGTTGCCGAAGCCTTGCCGGCCTATATGCTGATGTTGGAAGCTTCGGTGGCCGGAGACAACGGCGATGAAAATCTGTTGCTATCGACCGCCAACCTTTATGGGGCTTACTTGAACCTGTTGCCGGATGATGAGCTACGCAAACAGCGCTTAAGCCGCAGAAGCCTGGATTTTGCATTACGCGGTATTTGCGCGCATAACCAAGGTTGGTGCGGTTTGCAGCAGAAATCGTTCGACGACCTGCAAACGTTGATCGCTCAAACTGATACTGATGACATCGATCAACTTTACAGCGTTGCCGTGGCTTGGGCAGCCTGGATACAGGCCAGCAAAAGCGATTGGAACGCGGTGGCCCAACTTGCCCAAGTCAAACTGATCATGCAACGGGTTCTGGAAATGGACGAAACCTACAAACAAGGTAGCGCTCATCTTTACCTGGCGGTGATGGAAAGCCTGATTCCGGAAGCGCTGGGCGGCAAGCCCGAGTTGTCCAAACAACATTTTGAACGCGCCGCGCAACTGGCTCCCGATAATCTGATGGTCAAGGTGCTATATGCCAAACACTATGCCCGGATGGTATTTGAACGGGAATTGCACGACAATCTATTAAAACAAACCCTGACCGCCCAGGCCGAGGCCCCCGGTCTGACATTGATCAATACCCTGGCGCAACAGCAAGCCCGTCGGTTGCTGGATAGCGCCAACGATTATTTTTAA
- the pap gene encoding polyphosphate:AMP phosphotransferase — MFEVAELGHTVEKSVYREKSAELRARLLTIQSQLKVCPFSVIIIISGVDGGGKGDVINRLNEWMDVHYMRTIALGPPSDEERERPKFWRFWRTLPAKGTIGVYVGSWYSDPIAQRVYQKIDNNALQNELIQINQLEQLLSDDNTLIIKCWLHLKKEAQIDRLKALAKNPATKWRVTDKDRQHLGLYDDFIGVAEQVLTETSKAHAPWLIVEGSDIRYSSLTVGQHVLERIEQHVLQYNNGLSAAAEAEPPNSRVEQYNLLDALDLSLKLNKSDYRKQLEKYQGKLNELSRHALAAKRSSILVFEGWDAAGKGGAIRRLIEAMDARHYQVISIAAPTDEERAHHYLWRFWRHMPRAGQVTIYDRSWYGRVLVERVEGLAKPQQWQRAYSEIVNFEEAMLAHGIVILKFWLHIDRDEQIERFKRREQISYKQFKITEEDYRNREKWDDYQKAVNEMIARTSTSKSPWLQVEANDKYYARIKIIKAYCERLEKMLDEINK; from the coding sequence ATGTTTGAAGTTGCTGAATTAGGCCACACCGTGGAAAAATCGGTGTACCGAGAAAAATCCGCCGAGTTGCGTGCCAGGCTGCTGACGATTCAGAGCCAGCTTAAGGTCTGTCCGTTTTCGGTCATCATCATCATTTCCGGTGTGGATGGCGGCGGCAAGGGTGACGTCATCAATCGCCTGAACGAATGGATGGATGTACATTACATGCGTACCATTGCGCTGGGCCCTCCCTCCGATGAAGAACGCGAGCGCCCTAAATTCTGGCGCTTCTGGCGAACATTGCCGGCCAAGGGCACCATAGGTGTTTATGTAGGCTCCTGGTATAGCGATCCGATTGCCCAGCGCGTCTATCAAAAAATCGACAACAACGCCCTGCAAAATGAATTAATCCAGATCAATCAGCTTGAACAATTGTTGTCCGACGACAATACCCTGATCATCAAATGCTGGCTGCATCTGAAAAAAGAAGCGCAAATCGACCGATTGAAAGCGCTCGCCAAGAATCCTGCTACTAAATGGCGGGTAACCGACAAGGATAGGCAGCATCTTGGTTTGTACGACGACTTCATCGGCGTGGCGGAACAAGTACTGACCGAAACCAGCAAGGCGCATGCGCCTTGGTTGATCGTGGAAGGCTCGGACATTCGTTACAGTAGTCTGACGGTGGGGCAGCATGTGCTGGAGCGTATCGAGCAGCACGTCCTGCAGTATAACAATGGGTTATCGGCGGCGGCTGAAGCTGAACCGCCCAACAGCCGGGTCGAACAATACAATCTGCTGGATGCGTTGGATTTGAGTTTGAAACTGAATAAATCCGACTACCGAAAGCAATTGGAAAAATACCAGGGCAAACTGAACGAGTTGAGCCGGCATGCGTTGGCCGCCAAACGCTCCAGTATACTGGTGTTCGAAGGCTGGGATGCCGCCGGCAAGGGTGGTGCCATCAGGCGCTTGATCGAAGCGATGGATGCCCGCCATTATCAGGTCATTTCGATTGCCGCACCGACCGATGAAGAACGCGCCCACCATTATCTTTGGCGTTTCTGGCGGCACATGCCGCGCGCCGGACAAGTCACCATCTATGACAGAAGTTGGTATGGCCGGGTATTGGTGGAGCGCGTCGAAGGTTTGGCCAAACCCCAGCAATGGCAACGCGCGTATTCGGAGATCGTTAATTTCGAGGAAGCCATGTTGGCCCATGGCATCGTGATCCTAAAGTTTTGGTTGCATATCGATCGCGATGAGCAAATCGAGCGTTTCAAGCGCCGCGAGCAGATTAGTTACAAACAGTTCAAAATCACCGAAGAAGACTACCGTAACCGCGAGAAATGGGACGATTACCAAAAAGCCGTCAATGAAATGATCGCTCGCACCAGTACCAGTAAGTCGCCCTGGTTACAGGTTGAGGCCAATGATAAATATTATGCGCGCATCAAAATCATCAAGGCTTATTGCGAGCGCCTGGAAAAAATGCTGGATGAAATCAACAAATGA
- a CDS encoding Tex family protein, with amino-acid sequence MDVIQRIAEELTVKSQQVAAAVALLDEGATVPFIARYRKEVTGGLDDTQLRMLEERLIYLRELNHRRSTILESIRSQGKLTPELEQAIVGADTKTLLEDLYLPYKPKRRTKAQIAREAGLEPLADALMENRDLIPEQAAILYIDSDKGVPDIAAALDGARQIIMERISEDAELLSELRERIWNKGILQSAVVSGKEAEAAKFKDYFEYSEAINKIPSHRALALFRGRNEDLLNLTLKPAELDQDEHQLCTQFVSLRLNITDTQKPADAWLAETARFAWKVKLFTRIDMDLKLRLREAAEQEAIRVFASNLRDLLLAAPAGPKATMGLDPGIRTGVKVAVVDATGKVLATDTVYPHQPKNQWDQSIATLARLIAQYGVQLVSIGNGTASRETDQLVADLMKRHKELLFQKITVSEAGASVYSASELAAKEFPDLDVSLRGAVSIARRLQDPLAELVKIDPKSIGVGQYQHDVNQVQLARMLDTVVEDCVNAVGVDVNTASVALLKQVSGLSNSISENIVAFRDANGPFTNRGQLKKVPRLGDKAYEQAAGFLRIMNGDNPLDASAVHPEAYPVVNAILDDTGKSIRDLIGQSQFLRSLNPANFTSAGFGLPTVTDILHELEKPGRDPRPEFKSVQFMDGVEKITDLQPGMTLEGVVTNVANFGAFVDIGVHQDGLVHISHLADDFVKDPRDVVKAGDMVKVRVLEVDVARQRISLSMKKNVDSSDIVRSEKPQKTTYKPKPQPAAQNSMSNAFAKALKK; translated from the coding sequence ATGGACGTTATCCAGCGTATTGCCGAAGAGCTAACGGTTAAATCTCAACAAGTAGCCGCCGCCGTGGCTTTGCTTGACGAAGGCGCCACCGTGCCGTTTATTGCCCGCTACCGGAAGGAAGTCACCGGCGGCCTCGATGATACCCAGCTGCGCATGCTGGAAGAGCGTTTGATTTATCTGCGCGAACTCAACCATAGACGCTCCACCATCCTGGAAAGCATACGTTCGCAAGGCAAACTGACGCCTGAGTTGGAACAAGCTATTGTGGGCGCCGACACCAAAACCCTGCTGGAAGACTTGTACCTGCCGTACAAACCTAAACGCCGCACCAAGGCCCAGATCGCCCGCGAAGCCGGACTCGAGCCCCTGGCCGACGCACTGATGGAGAATCGCGATCTGATTCCCGAACAAGCCGCTATCCTTTATATAGATAGCGACAAAGGTGTGCCCGACATTGCCGCCGCGCTGGACGGTGCCCGCCAAATCATTATGGAACGCATTTCCGAGGATGCGGAATTGCTGTCCGAACTGCGCGAACGCATTTGGAACAAAGGTATTCTGCAATCGGCCGTAGTCAGCGGCAAGGAAGCGGAAGCCGCTAAATTCAAGGATTATTTCGAATACAGCGAAGCGATCAATAAAATCCCCTCGCATCGCGCCTTGGCACTATTCCGAGGCCGTAACGAAGACCTGTTGAATTTAACCCTGAAGCCGGCCGAACTGGATCAGGATGAACATCAACTTTGCACCCAGTTCGTTTCTCTACGCCTGAATATTACCGACACCCAAAAGCCCGCCGATGCCTGGTTGGCGGAAACCGCCCGTTTTGCCTGGAAAGTCAAACTTTTTACCCGCATTGACATGGATTTAAAATTGCGTTTGCGCGAAGCCGCCGAACAGGAAGCGATTCGGGTGTTTGCCAGCAATTTGCGCGATTTATTATTGGCTGCCCCGGCCGGCCCCAAAGCCACCATGGGACTCGATCCCGGCATCCGCACCGGCGTCAAGGTTGCCGTGGTCGATGCCACCGGCAAAGTTTTGGCAACCGACACCGTTTATCCGCATCAACCGAAAAACCAATGGGACCAATCGATTGCAACGCTGGCGCGCCTAATCGCCCAATACGGCGTGCAACTGGTCAGTATAGGCAACGGCACCGCGTCGCGCGAAACCGATCAACTGGTCGCCGATTTGATGAAACGGCATAAAGAACTGCTGTTCCAGAAAATCACGGTTTCGGAAGCCGGCGCCTCGGTCTATTCGGCATCGGAACTGGCCGCCAAGGAATTCCCCGATCTGGATGTATCGTTGCGCGGGGCGGTTTCCATCGCCCGCCGCTTGCAAGACCCACTGGCCGAACTGGTCAAAATCGACCCCAAATCGATCGGTGTCGGCCAGTATCAACACGATGTAAATCAAGTGCAGCTGGCCAGAATGCTGGATACCGTGGTGGAAGACTGCGTAAATGCGGTCGGCGTCGATGTCAATACCGCCTCGGTGGCGTTGCTGAAGCAGGTGTCAGGCCTATCCAATAGTATCAGTGAAAACATCGTGGCTTTCCGCGATGCCAACGGCCCGTTCACCAATCGTGGCCAGTTGAAAAAAGTACCTCGGCTTGGCGATAAAGCCTATGAACAGGCCGCCGGATTTTTACGCATCATGAACGGCGACAATCCGCTGGATGCTTCGGCCGTGCATCCCGAAGCTTACCCGGTGGTCAATGCCATTCTGGATGACACCGGTAAATCGATCCGGGATTTGATCGGCCAAAGCCAATTCTTGCGCAGCCTGAATCCGGCCAACTTCACCAGCGCCGGATTCGGTTTACCGACCGTGACGGACATCTTGCATGAACTGGAAAAACCCGGCCGCGACCCTCGGCCCGAATTTAAAAGTGTGCAATTTATGGATGGGGTGGAAAAAATTACCGACCTGCAACCAGGCATGACGTTGGAAGGCGTGGTCACCAATGTGGCCAATTTCGGCGCTTTTGTCGATATTGGCGTACATCAGGATGGCTTGGTGCATATTTCGCATCTGGCCGACGATTTCGTCAAGGACCCGCGCGACGTGGTCAAAGCCGGCGACATGGTGAAAGTTCGGGTACTGGAAGTGGATGTCGCGCGGCAACGGATTTCGCTAAGCATGAAAAAAAATGTCGATAGCAGCGACATCGTCCGCAGCGAAAAGCCGCAAAAAACCACCTATAAACCCAAGCCCCAACCGGCCGCGCAAAATAGCATGAGCAACGCCTTTGCCAAGGCACTGAAAAAATAA
- a CDS encoding exosortase system-associated protein, TIGR04073 family has translation MKHTTPTLACMLLVGSFAVMSPVQADVPAESYGEIVGRKLLSGLGNMTTAVAEVPKNIIIVNNESNFAYAFSGGLLKGILHTVGRMGVGIADLITAPIPTYPIVHPGFVWEDFYSETTYGPAMVGQSTNH, from the coding sequence ATGAAACACACTACCCCTACCCTTGCATGCATGCTGCTAGTTGGCTCGTTCGCCGTCATGAGCCCGGTGCAGGCCGATGTTCCGGCTGAAAGTTACGGTGAAATTGTGGGGCGTAAGTTGCTGAGCGGACTAGGCAACATGACTACCGCAGTGGCGGAGGTGCCTAAAAACATCATCATCGTCAATAACGAAAGTAATTTTGCCTATGCGTTTTCCGGTGGCCTGCTGAAGGGCATACTGCATACGGTAGGCCGCATGGGGGTGGGCATAGCGGATCTGATTACCGCGCCGATTCCGACCTATCCAATTGTCCACCCCGGCTTTGTTTGGGAGGATTTTTATAGCGAAACCACTTACGGCCCCGCCATGGTAGGCCAAAGCACCAACCACTAG
- a CDS encoding AAA family ATPase: protein MRILNISFKNINSLEGEGRVYFDQGPIAESGVFAITGPNGSGKSSILDVITLGLYGETFRFDKPAAHVMTKQTRECFARVEFALGEDKFRSSWAVTIDETQPPLPSMTLSRINGQEELLAETPHQVRNRIAELTGMDFHRFSKSIVLPQGDFAAFLNALDSERMDILEKISGSDLYADYRRQTESQFTQAQTRLTQLQQDLSTIPLLSEETLEAASHDLQDFKEQVAEFKQQQRQSQQQLATLRNIASLEIKRQQQQRLQQELLNKIDHYQQDLQRIADGQEALRFRSEVVLLDSKQAQVDQHQATLDSYRKELSMLQQQLGGDADQSALPASDKSLAEQKQAIDALKLSVSELKMELPRQRELSQSIRRQLSDNQSALAELEVWLRAHQSDASLVEDFPDVVRLRNLRNDKIDLGKKQKSQANWIKGTSTALNKNKSALQTTKNDLADLTAQIEADQQTLLDIAQGKSFDELKELQQEQQARVNDLQELVSLATVTAKLTNKGFFSWLGFKRQADIPPDEAELQARFDELKLEMSREENIIKVLEQALRNEALIKKMSGDRAKLVDGQPCYLCGSISHPYVLKPPVYTDARKALVDQRGKIQALKSRIDSAGTQLKAAQKYGSQLSARQQRLRQMHSQWTTLANRLNIMRDGMEIGNSSLQKQLLAEESEELAKVADLVKQHAQLQRNIAKMTADIAGKQAQLEKLTKSVLELETSWNNRPPEYDQIEQQYTSCVAEEKALIEKLEQQLSALNEKLPAKGKENQMFDRLTSRRQDYQVYVLRQQGLQKEITALNERLLDSENKIENYQQQITSSLESLSQQERLSLHIAIIEKQKLIVDQEQNLRIAQIEYKTILQMLADKMVGTGFGSVEELKQLLHLIDRESQIRQQLDSERAALAQAEQSLKTLEEQLEEEAATAGESSQADIERELSEINRKLDIARQEVLSLENKLDKQQQYRDKYQAIQVQADQQQRLFDQAQTEMRLINDDPAGYRRRIQGLMVDKLLAQTNQILEKLSGRYYVRSGDSDLGLALEIEDTKQKNVRRLPQTLSGGESFVVSLALALGLAEIANNGKAIDSLFLDEGFGNLDADALYLAMSTLESLKTHGKTVGVISHVEGVRKRIKTQIELVKKPNGFSELKMVA, encoded by the coding sequence ATGCGCATACTGAATATTTCCTTCAAAAACATCAACTCTCTGGAAGGCGAAGGACGGGTCTATTTCGATCAAGGCCCGATTGCCGAGAGCGGAGTGTTTGCGATTACGGGTCCCAATGGTTCGGGGAAATCCAGCATTCTGGACGTGATTACCCTAGGACTCTACGGCGAAACCTTCCGTTTTGATAAGCCGGCCGCTCATGTGATGACCAAGCAGACTCGCGAATGTTTTGCGCGAGTCGAATTCGCGCTGGGCGAGGACAAATTCCGCTCCAGTTGGGCCGTGACAATTGATGAAACCCAGCCACCGTTACCGAGTATGACGCTGAGCCGGATCAACGGGCAGGAAGAGCTTTTGGCCGAAACGCCTCATCAAGTCCGCAATCGGATTGCGGAATTGACCGGCATGGATTTTCATCGATTCAGCAAATCGATCGTGTTGCCGCAAGGCGACTTTGCCGCTTTCCTGAATGCGCTGGATAGCGAGCGCATGGATATTTTGGAGAAAATCAGCGGCAGCGATTTGTACGCCGATTATCGCCGGCAAACCGAAAGCCAGTTTACCCAGGCACAAACCCGGCTAACCCAGTTGCAACAGGATCTAAGCACCATTCCATTGTTGAGCGAGGAAACTCTGGAAGCCGCCAGTCACGATCTGCAGGATTTTAAGGAGCAAGTTGCCGAATTTAAACAACAGCAACGCCAATCCCAGCAGCAACTGGCAACATTGCGGAATATCGCCAGCCTCGAAATTAAACGGCAACAGCAGCAACGCCTGCAGCAGGAGTTGCTGAACAAGATTGACCATTATCAACAGGATTTACAGCGTATCGCGGACGGGCAAGAGGCACTGCGGTTTCGCTCTGAAGTAGTCTTGCTGGATAGCAAACAGGCGCAAGTCGATCAGCACCAAGCCACTCTGGACAGTTACCGTAAGGAATTGTCAATGCTGCAACAGCAACTGGGCGGTGATGCGGATCAATCGGCGTTGCCGGCTTCGGATAAGTCGCTTGCCGAGCAAAAACAGGCCATTGATGCCTTGAAGCTATCGGTCAGCGAATTAAAAATGGAATTACCTCGGCAGCGCGAACTGTCGCAGTCGATTCGGCGGCAGTTAAGCGACAATCAGTCCGCATTGGCGGAATTGGAGGTTTGGCTGCGGGCACATCAAAGTGATGCTAGTTTGGTTGAGGATTTCCCCGATGTCGTCCGTTTACGTAACCTCAGAAACGACAAGATCGATCTCGGTAAAAAGCAGAAATCTCAGGCCAACTGGATCAAGGGCACTTCAACCGCGTTGAATAAAAACAAATCGGCTTTGCAAACGACTAAAAACGACCTGGCCGATTTGACCGCTCAAATTGAAGCCGATCAGCAAACCTTGCTGGACATAGCGCAAGGCAAGAGTTTCGATGAACTGAAAGAGTTGCAGCAGGAGCAGCAGGCACGGGTCAACGACTTGCAGGAGTTGGTATCACTGGCTACTGTCACGGCAAAATTGACCAACAAGGGCTTTTTCAGCTGGTTGGGCTTTAAGAGACAGGCCGATATTCCGCCCGATGAAGCTGAATTACAGGCACGTTTCGATGAGCTTAAACTGGAAATGAGCCGGGAAGAAAACATCATCAAGGTATTGGAGCAGGCATTACGTAACGAGGCCTTGATCAAAAAAATGAGCGGCGATCGCGCCAAGTTGGTGGATGGCCAGCCTTGTTATTTATGCGGCTCGATTAGCCATCCGTATGTACTAAAGCCGCCGGTGTATACCGACGCCAGAAAGGCCTTGGTCGATCAGCGCGGCAAAATACAAGCCTTGAAATCGCGCATCGATAGCGCCGGCACGCAGTTGAAGGCCGCGCAAAAATACGGCTCGCAATTGTCGGCCAGACAGCAGCGCTTGCGGCAAATGCATTCGCAATGGACCACGCTGGCCAACCGGCTCAATATCATGCGAGACGGCATGGAAATCGGCAATTCGTCGCTGCAAAAGCAGTTGCTGGCGGAAGAAAGCGAAGAGCTGGCTAAAGTCGCCGATCTGGTCAAGCAACATGCGCAATTGCAGCGTAACATCGCCAAAATGACGGCGGATATAGCCGGCAAACAAGCTCAGCTGGAAAAGCTGACTAAGTCGGTCCTGGAATTGGAAACCAGCTGGAACAATCGGCCGCCGGAATACGACCAAATCGAGCAGCAGTACACGAGCTGTGTCGCCGAGGAAAAAGCCTTGATCGAAAAGTTGGAGCAACAATTAAGCGCGCTCAATGAAAAACTGCCGGCCAAAGGCAAGGAAAACCAGATGTTCGACCGGCTGACCAGCCGGCGCCAGGATTATCAGGTTTACGTCCTGCGCCAACAGGGATTGCAAAAAGAAATTACGGCATTGAACGAAAGGTTGCTGGACAGCGAAAACAAGATCGAAAATTACCAGCAACAAATCACCAGCAGTCTGGAGAGTTTAAGCCAACAAGAGCGCTTGAGTTTACACATCGCGATCATTGAAAAACAGAAGCTGATCGTCGATCAAGAACAAAATCTGCGGATTGCCCAAATCGAATACAAAACCATCTTGCAAATGCTGGCCGACAAAATGGTGGGGACTGGCTTTGGATCGGTGGAAGAATTAAAACAACTGTTACACCTGATCGACCGGGAAAGCCAAATTCGGCAACAGCTGGACAGCGAACGCGCAGCCTTGGCCCAAGCCGAGCAATCGCTGAAGACACTGGAGGAACAGCTTGAGGAAGAAGCGGCGACCGCTGGTGAGTCGTCGCAAGCCGACATCGAAAGAGAATTGTCCGAGATCAACCGGAAACTCGACATCGCCCGGCAGGAAGTCCTGAGTCTGGAAAACAAGCTGGATAAGCAGCAACAATATCGGGACAAATATCAAGCCATTCAGGTGCAAGCCGATCAGCAGCAGCGCTTGTTTGATCAGGCGCAAACCGAAATGCGGTTGATCAATGACGATCCGGCCGGTTACAGGCGCCGTATTCAGGGGCTGATGGTGGATAAACTGCTGGCGCAAACCAACCAGATTTTGGAAAAATTGAGCGGCCGTTATTATGTGCGCAGCGGCGACAGCGATCTTGGCTTGGCTTTGGAAATCGAGGATACCAAACAGAAGAATGTGCGGCGCTTGCCGCAAACCTTGTCCGGCGGCGAAAGCTTCGTAGTGAGTCTGGCGCTGGCGCTGGGATTGGCGGAAATTGCCAATAACGGTAAGGCTATCGATTCGTTATTTTTGGACGAAGGTTTCGGTAATCTGGATGCCGATGCCCTGTATCTGGCCATGAGCACGCTGGAAAGTCTGAAGACTCACGGTAAGACCGTGGGCGTCATTTCGCACGTGGAAGGCGTCAGAAAACGCATCAAGACTCAAATCGAGCTGGTGAAAAAGCCCAACGGCTTCAGCGAGCTGAAAATGGTGGCCTGA
- a CDS encoding NAD(P)/FAD-dependent oxidoreductase encodes MQNGFDFDVVVVGGGPAGSTAATLLAQHGHKILLLERDKHPRFHIGESMLPFSEPVVQRLGIDWSEGNQFKSGAVFIDENTDQRMYFPLSVYRKTYQLERGPFDQKLFENAAKHGVETHQEEKVLEVSCQSGGVEIVSDKGRYRCRYLVDATGRTALMGRKDRTIDRIENLGKFAVYTHFEQIQPGEEADELFRSGSIYVLVVDIGWIWIIPLSGRRLSVGLVVQKERPKDCEVEDLLQRYLAASPILNRLLAGARQSAPIRVEADFSYTNQNRHGLRYACCGDAAGFLDPVFSSGVFLAFTSAARVADRIHQGFIEGREADPMLHAVDDEEYLLGFNTMRLFVERFYQSNIVHNLFFEAHRDPDLKDQIARLLSGDLWVDNNALQKSLLASRPMPG; translated from the coding sequence ATGCAAAACGGTTTCGACTTCGATGTCGTGGTGGTTGGCGGCGGCCCGGCCGGGTCGACTGCGGCCACCTTGCTGGCGCAACACGGCCACAAGATTTTACTATTGGAACGCGACAAGCATCCGCGCTTTCATATCGGCGAATCCATGCTGCCGTTCAGCGAACCGGTGGTGCAACGCTTGGGCATCGATTGGAGCGAGGGCAACCAGTTCAAGAGCGGCGCCGTCTTTATCGACGAAAACACCGACCAGCGCATGTATTTTCCGTTGAGCGTCTATCGCAAGACCTATCAACTGGAACGTGGCCCATTCGATCAGAAGTTATTCGAAAACGCCGCCAAGCACGGCGTCGAGACCCATCAGGAAGAGAAAGTACTCGAAGTGTCCTGTCAAAGCGGCGGCGTCGAAATCGTCTCCGATAAAGGCCGCTACCGTTGCCGTTATCTGGTGGACGCCACCGGCCGCACTGCGCTGATGGGCAGGAAGGACAGGACTATCGATCGGATCGAAAACCTGGGCAAGTTTGCCGTCTATACCCACTTCGAGCAGATTCAGCCCGGCGAAGAGGCGGACGAATTGTTCCGCTCCGGCAGCATCTATGTACTGGTGGTGGACATCGGTTGGATCTGGATCATTCCGTTGTCCGGGCGGCGCTTGAGCGTGGGCTTGGTGGTGCAGAAAGAACGCCCCAAGGACTGCGAAGTGGAGGACTTGTTGCAGCGTTATCTGGCGGCCTCGCCCATTCTGAATCGATTACTGGCAGGCGCCCGGCAATCGGCGCCGATTCGGGTCGAGGCCGATTTCAGCTACACCAACCAGAACCGCCATGGCTTGCGCTACGCCTGCTGCGGCGATGCCGCCGGCTTTTTGGACCCGGTGTTTTCCTCCGGCGTATTTCTGGCCTTTACCAGCGCAGCCCGTGTCGCCGATCGCATCCATCAGGGTTTTATCGAAGGCCGCGAAGCAGACCCGATGCTGCATGCCGTGGATGACGAAGAATATTTGCTGGGCTTTAACACCATGCGCCTGTTTGTGGAACGCTTCTATCAATCCAACATCGTGCATAATCTATTCTTCGAGGCCCACCGAGACCCTGATCTGAAAGACCAGATCGCCAGACTATTATCCGGTGATTTATGGGTCGACAATAATGCCTTGCAGAAAAGTTTACTGGCTAGCCGGCCAATGCCGGGTTAA
- a CDS encoding NADH-quinone oxidoreductase subunit B family protein, with amino-acid sequence MLRLFKKIITTGIVTEPVKLRSHPNSDKDAELGQLGMEIKRHIDRKFAGSIAIRQVDAGSCNGCELEIHALNNPYYDIERFGIHFVASPRHADVLLVTGPVSRHMQTALLRTYEATPNPKWVIAAGDCAACGGEFGVSYASCGSVSNVIPVDMVIPGCPPTPLALIKGLLALIG; translated from the coding sequence ATGCTGCGACTGTTTAAAAAAATCATCACCACCGGCATCGTGACCGAACCGGTTAAGTTACGCTCCCATCCAAACAGCGATAAAGACGCGGAGCTGGGACAGTTGGGCATGGAAATCAAGCGGCATATCGACCGCAAATTTGCCGGCAGCATCGCCATTCGCCAAGTCGATGCGGGTTCTTGTAACGGCTGCGAGCTGGAAATCCATGCGCTGAATAATCCTTATTACGACATCGAACGCTTCGGCATCCATTTCGTCGCATCGCCGCGCCACGCCGATGTATTGTTGGTGACCGGCCCTGTGTCGCGGCATATGCAAACCGCATTGCTCCGCACCTACGAGGCCACGCCGAATCCGAAATGGGTGATCGCGGCCGGCGACTGCGCCGCTTGCGGCGGCGAGTTCGGCGTGTCTTACGCCAGCTGCGGCTCTGTATCCAATGTGATCCCGGTGGACATGGTCATTCCAGGCTGTCCGCCGACGCCGTTGGCGTTGATCAAGGGATTGCTGGCTTTGATCGGCTAG